The DNA segment TTTTTCTCAAAGACGGCGGCTGAGAAATTTGCGGCTATGCAAGATGGTCTCGTTGTCGTCGATATCGGTGTACCAAATGAACCCGGTTTCTCTGTGGCAGTAAAGAAAGGCGACACTGCCCTGCTTCAAGAAATCAATACGGTCATTGCCGAGTTAAATGCCAACGGGCAAGTGGAACAATGGCTTGATCAGTACATGAAGCTGGGAGAATAAGATGCTGCAAACGGAACTGGATTTTATTTCAAAATATTATCAGTCCTACTTGGCCGGCATGGGAACCACCCTACTCCTCTCTTTAATAGGGATTGTAGGGGGGACCCTGCTCGGTCTTTTTATTACCGGACTGAAGCTCTCAAAGAAGAAAGTGTTCCGCACCTTCGGCAATGTCTATGTGGAAATTATTCGGGGCACGCCGCTCATGGTGCAGTTGCTCCTCATTTACTTTGGTCTGAAAGCTTATTTGCAAGATACCAATGCCTTTTTGACCAATTCTATTTTTCTTTGTTCGCTGGCCATCATTGTAAATGAAGCGGCATACAATGCCGAGCTCATTCGCGGCGGCATTCTCTCTGTACCTCGAGGTCAAACCGAAGCAGCACGCTGCCTCGGTCTTACGCAAAAACAGACCATGCGTTATATCGTCTTACCGCAAGCCGTTAAAACTATCCTGCCGTCTTTAGGCAATGAATTTGTCGCCCTTATCAAAGAAACTGCGATTGTAGTTATGGTAGGTATACCGGATATCATCTATAAGGCCAATGCGATTAAAGCGGCCACTTATCAGCCAATACGGCCCATGATCTATGCTGCCGTCTGTTATTTTGTGCTGACCTTTACTTTGTCGAAAGTGATGAAGCGTGTGGAAAGGAGTATGGCTAATGATTAAGACTGTGGGACTTAAAAAAAGTTTTGGCGACTTGGAGGTATTAAAAGGTATTGACCAGGACATTGCCAAAGGGGAAGTGCTGGTCGTTATCGGGCCGTCCGGCTCCGGAAAGTCCACCTACCTGCGTTGTCTGAATCTCTTAGAAACGCCTGACGGTGGTGAGGTGATCTTTGACGGACAAAAGATCAATCAGCCCGGCGTGAACATCGACAAAGTCCGTGAAAAGATGGGCATGGTGTTCCAGCAGTTTAATCTGTTTGCGCACAAGACCATCTTGGAGAATATCACCTTGGCACCTATGGAAGTGAAAGGTTGGACGAAGGAAAAAGCGGAAGGCAAAGCGATGGAACTTTTGCATCGTTTCGGCCTGGCGGATAAAAAAGACAGCTATCCTAAATCCCTATCCGGCGGACAGCAACAGCGTATTGCCATTGTCCGAGCCCTGGCCATGGAGCCGGAGATGATGCTTTTTGACGAGCCGACCTCGGCGCTGGATCCGGAGATGGTGGGGGAAGTGTTAGATGTCATGAAAACCCTGGCAGAGGAAGGCATGACCATGGTCATCGTCACTCATGAAATGGGCTTCGCGCGGGAAGTGGCAGACAAAGTCATCTTCATGGACGGCGGCGTTATCGTCGAAGAAAACACGCCTCAGGAAATTTTTAGCAATCCTCAGGAAGCACGAACTCAGGACTTTTTCAGTAAAATTTTATAATCACGCGGCATAGAAAATTTGCATTGCGAAAAAAGAGTTTAATGGGAAAATTGAACTCTTTTTTTATTGACATGATTTTCAGCATTTAGTACAATGAGAGAAATTTTTTCAAAAAGGAGGCCTTAATCTTGAGTTGTAAAAACTTTAAGAGCCTTTGGGAAGCTCGCCTTTCCAAATCCATGAGAGGTGCTGAGTAGGACGCCGGCACATAACGATCATGGGAGGAATATACAATGAAAAAAACACTACAATTTATCGCACTTATTATTTTGGCATTTGGTCTTGTGGCCTGCGGCACGCAGAACACAACTAATACAGCTAACACAGCTAGCACATCAAACAGCACCGGCGGCAGTGAGGCGCCGGCAGAAGCACAAACCGGACTTGATGCAATTAAAGAAAAAGGCAAAATCGTCCTTGGCACCAGCGCAGAATTTCCACCTTACGAATGGCACAACATCGAAGGTGGCAAGGATGAAATCATCGGTGTGGACATCGAAATCGGCAAAGCTATTGCTGAGCACCTTGGTGTCGAATTGGAAATCAAGGACATGTCCTTTGACGGTCTGCTTGCGGGACTGAACGTGGGCGAGATGGATATGGTTATCGCCGGTCTAGCGGCAACGGAAGAGCGGGCAAAATCCGTGGACTTTTCACAGCCATATTACTCCGGGAAAGAAGCTTTGCTCGTACGGGAAGAAGATAAAGACAAGTATAAAACGCAAGACGACTTGGCCGGGTTAACTATCGGCGTACAATTGGGCACGTATCCGGAAACTTATGCCAATGAGCACTTCAATGCGGACATCAAAGCACTTCAAGACAATAACAACATAGTTATGGAGTTACAAAATAAAACTTTTGATGCCGTGTT comes from the Peptoniphilus equinus genome and includes:
- a CDS encoding amino acid ABC transporter permease gives rise to the protein MLQTELDFISKYYQSYLAGMGTTLLLSLIGIVGGTLLGLFITGLKLSKKKVFRTFGNVYVEIIRGTPLMVQLLLIYFGLKAYLQDTNAFLTNSIFLCSLAIIVNEAAYNAELIRGGILSVPRGQTEAARCLGLTQKQTMRYIVLPQAVKTILPSLGNEFVALIKETAIVVMVGIPDIIYKANAIKAATYQPIRPMIYAAVCYFVLTFTLSKVMKRVERSMAND
- a CDS encoding amino acid ABC transporter ATP-binding protein; the protein is MIKTVGLKKSFGDLEVLKGIDQDIAKGEVLVVIGPSGSGKSTYLRCLNLLETPDGGEVIFDGQKINQPGVNIDKVREKMGMVFQQFNLFAHKTILENITLAPMEVKGWTKEKAEGKAMELLHRFGLADKKDSYPKSLSGGQQQRIAIVRALAMEPEMMLFDEPTSALDPEMVGEVLDVMKTLAEEGMTMVIVTHEMGFAREVADKVIFMDGGVIVEENTPQEIFSNPQEARTQDFFSKIL
- a CDS encoding transporter substrate-binding domain-containing protein; translation: MKKTLQFIALIILAFGLVACGTQNTTNTANTASTSNSTGGSEAPAEAQTGLDAIKEKGKIVLGTSAEFPPYEWHNIEGGKDEIIGVDIEIGKAIAEHLGVELEIKDMSFDGLLAGLNVGEMDMVIAGLAATEERAKSVDFSQPYYSGKEALLVREEDKDKYKTQDDLAGLTIGVQLGTYPETYANEHFNADIKALQDNNNIVMELQNKTFDAVFMDMDVCEKFASLQEGLAVIDIGAEGDEGTSVAVKKGNTELLKEIDAVVADLKSKDQVKTWIQEFSDYAGE